A part of Chitinivibrio alkaliphilus ACht1 genomic DNA contains:
- the ybeY gene encoding rRNA maturation RNase YbeY: MKNTVDNTPKPPLTIVSECGEVPVHSAPIVAIAEKVYSQENISNEQRVDLIFCSEETICRLNAFSRDKNKVTDVLSYPFNDPDFLGEIYLCTKRAQAQSRLYHITEEEEVARLFTHGLIHLLGYDHQNEADRTEMEAIEAKYFTCDPHKETL, translated from the coding sequence ATGAAGAACACTGTCGATAATACCCCTAAGCCCCCCCTCACCATTGTATCGGAATGTGGTGAAGTACCGGTTCATTCAGCCCCTATTGTGGCAATTGCCGAGAAAGTATATTCCCAGGAGAACATCTCCAATGAACAGCGGGTAGACCTCATTTTCTGTTCAGAGGAAACAATCTGCCGGCTCAATGCGTTCTCCCGAGACAAAAACAAGGTCACGGATGTCCTCTCCTACCCTTTTAATGACCCCGACTTTCTCGGTGAAATATACCTCTGTACGAAACGTGCTCAAGCCCAAAGCCGCCTCTACCACATTACCGAAGAGGAAGAGGTGGCGCGTCTCTTTACTCATGGCCTCATTCATTTGCTTGGATATGACCACCAAAACGAAGCTGATCGCACGGAAATGGAAGCTATAGAAGCAAAATATTTCACCTGTGATCCGCATAAGGAGACCCTTTGA